The Streptomyces sp. NBC_00576 genome contains the following window.
CGTACGTCTACCTCGCCGAGTCCATCCGCGCCTGGCCCGACCAGCCGGCCCTGGCCGAACTGCTGCGCGACGCGGGCTGGTCGAAGACGGCCTGGCGCAACCTCACGGGCGGCGTGGTGGCCCTGCACCGCGGCTTCAAGCAGCAGTAGCTGTCCCTGTCCTCCCCTTGTTCCCCAGTTCTCCCAGTTCCGCCACTTACCCCCGTTCCCCGTTCCCCGCTTCCCCTGTTCCTGCCGGTCACCTGACCGCCTCGAACGCGTCTCCGGGCCGCTCGAGTTCACGTTCCAGCCCACCCCTGGGCGGCTGCGGGAACCGCGGCTCGCGCACCCCCGCGCCCCCGCCGCCTTCGCCCTCCCCGAAGTCGAACCACACGGTGACGACGGCACCGTGCGGTATCGCGACGCCCGGCGGCGGATACTGCCGTACGACGTAGTCGACGACGGTGAGATGGAATTCGGGCCGGTCGGGCGCGGCCAGCAGCACCCCGTGTGACCTGGCCCTTTCACGCGCGTCCACGGCCATCAGGCCGACGAGCTTCGGTACGCGCACTTCGGGTGTGTTGGGTGTTATGCGCACAGACTTCACCCCCAGCGGTACGGGCAGGGTAACCCCGGCCGCGCACCGCCCGGAAGCGCTGAGTGGTTTTCCGCGTCAGGCGGTCACTGTCTGTGATGAGTCCCGGTCATAGATCGAGCCGATAGCAGTGCCCCTCCTGCTTCAGCGTCGGCGTCGTGAAGACGTCGGTGAGGCGCATGCCCAGCCGTCGGGTGACCGCGATGGACCGCTCGTTGCGGGCGTTGACCATCGCGACCACGCCGGACACGCCCGCCGCGCGCACCCGCTCCAGGGTCAACTCGGCTGCCGCGGTGGCGTAACCCTGGCCCCAGTGGGCCCGGCCGAGCCGCCAGCCGATCTCGATCTCCCCCTTGGGGCCCCAGTCCTGCGGCCACGGTTGCGCGCCGGTGAAGCCGATGACCTGGTCCGACTCGTCGAGCATGGTCCAGAAGCAGAACCCGTACTCGGCGTCGTGCCGGCGCTGGCGGGCGGTGAGCTCCTCGTAGACGGACAGTTCCGCCGATCTGCCCCCGTGGAACTCCATGACGTCGGGGTCGTCGAAGACGCGGTGCCAGGCGAAGGCGTCCTCGTCGGTGGGAACACGGAGGCGTACTGGGGGGAGTGCTCGGTCCACGGGGCAGCCCTTCAGCCGGGTGATCGGTACTGCTGAATAGACTGCCCATGTCCAGTGCCGGTCGGCACGCAGATTTGAGAGTCTTGGGGAGAACCCGTCGTGACCGAGCCCCTCTCCGAAAACACCGCCGATGTGATCGTCGTCGGGGCCGGGCCAGCCGGTTCCACCACCGCCTACTACCTGGCGAAGGCCGGACTCGACGTACTGCTGCTGGAGAAGACCAGTTTCCCGCGCGAGAAAGTGTGCGGCGACGGTCTGACGCCCCGGGCGACCAAGCAGCTCGTCGCGATGGGCATCGACATCTCCGAGGAGGCCGGCTGGCTGCGGAACAAGGGCCTCCGCATCATCGGCGGCGGCGTCCGCCTCCAGCTCGACTGGCCGGAACTCGCCTCCTTCCCCGACTACGGCCTCGTCCGCAAGCGCGACGACTTCGACGAACAGCTCGCCCGCCAGGCCCAGAAGGCAGGCGCGCGGCTGTACGAGCGCTGCAACGTCGGCGCCCCGATCACCGACGACCGCACCGGCCGCATCACCGGCGTGCACGCGAAACTCGGTGAGGACAAGCGCGAGGTCACCTTCCACGCCCCGCTGGTGGTCGCGGCCGACGGCAACTCCACCCGCCTGTCGTTGGCGATGGGCCTGCACCGCCGCGAGGACCGCCCGATGGGCGTCGCGGTCCGTACGTACTTCACCTCTCCGCGCCACGAGGACGACTATCTGGAGTCCTGGCTGGAACTCTGGGACCGGCGAGGGGCCGAGGACCGTCTGCTCCCGGGCTACGGCTGGATCTTCGGCATGGGCGACGGCACCTCGAACGTCGGTCTCGGTGTGCTCAACACCTCGGACTCCTTCAAGGAGCTGGACTGGCGCGAGGTGCTGAAGGCCTGGTGCGCGTCGATGCCGGAGGACTGGGGCTACACCCCCGACAACATGACCGGCCCGATCCGCGGCGCCGCCCTCCCCATGGCCTTCAACCGGCAGCCCCACTACACGAAGGGCCTGCTGCTCGTCGGCGACGCCGGCGGCCTGGTGAACCCCTTCAACGGTGAGGGCATCGCCTACGCCATGGAGTCCGGCCAGATCGCCGCCGACGTCATCGTCCAGGCCTCCGCGCGGGCCACCCCGGCCCAGCGGGAGATCGCGCTCCAGCGCTACCCGCGCGTGCTCAAGGACACCTACGGCGGCTACTACACACTGGGCCGCGCCTTCGTGAAGCTCATCGGCAACCCGAAGGTCATGAAGATCGCGGCCGAACGTGGCCTGACGCACCCCTTGCTGATGAAGTTCACCCTGAAGATGCTGGCCAACCTGACCGACCCGACGGGTGGCGACGCGATGGACCGGATCATCAACGGCCTGAGCAAGGTGGCCCCGAAGGCGTGACCGGCGCAGGCCCTCTCAGGAGGTGAGGGCCTCCTGCTTGGCGGCCCGTCGCGCGAACACTTCCTCGCGACGGTCCGCCACCTGCCGCAGCGCGTCCTTGCGCTCCCGCGTGGAGAGCCGGTCCAGATACACGCGCCCGTTGACGTGGTCGGTCTCGTGCTCCAGACACCGGGCGAAGTACCCCGTCCCCTCGACGACAAGAGCGTTCCCGTCCTGATCGAGCCCGCGCACGACGGCACGATCCGGGCGGGGTACTTCCATCACGGCCCCCGGCACGGACAGGCACCCCTCGCCCTCGTCGAGGAGGCGCCGGTCGCCGGCGACGAGCGGCTCCAGTACCGGATTGACGATGTGTCCGACATGCCGGACACCGTCGTCGTCCGGGCAGTCGTACACGAACAGCCGCAGACCGACGCCGACCTGGTTGGCCGCGAGCCCGGCTCCGTCGGCCACATACATCGTGCGGAACATGTCGGCGATGAGCGCGGCGAGTTCGGGCCCGAACTCGGTAACGTCCCGGCACGGCTTGTGCAGCACTTCTTCACCGACTTCGGTGATCCGCCGCACGGCCCCAAGCCGTGCCTCGGGCGTGAGCCGCGGATACGAGTCGACGGGCCTGCCCTGTACGAAGACACGAGGCATCGCTGTCTCTCCTTCTGCTGTGCGGAGTACTGAGGAAGTACCGAGGCCTCAGCCTCACACAGCCATCCCCTGCGGGGACGGAGAGCGGAGAAGAGCGAAGGGTCGCTGCCCGACAACGGCAGCGACCCTCACCCGTGAATCCTTGACGGCCTCGACGGTCCGCTCAGAGAACGCGCACCGCACCCGACGCCGGGTACCCGGACAGGTCCTGGACGAGGACGCCCTTGGACGGGTTGGCGGCATCCAGGTACTGGCCGTTACCCACGTACACCGCCACGTGGTACGCCGAACCCTTCGCACCCCAGTACAGGATGTCCCCGACCTCCAGGTTGGAGAGCGAGACCTCCGTGCCGACCGTCGACTGGTCCTGCGAGACCCGGGGGAGGTCCACGCCGACCTGCTTGAACGCGGCCTGCACCAAGGAAGAGCAGTCCCACGCGTTGGGGCCCGTGGCGCCCATGACGTAGGCGTCGCCCACCTGCTCGTTGAGGAAGGCGATGACGGCCCCGACGCTGCCGCTCGCGGGGGCGGCCACCTGCGACGTCTCCGAGCTGGAGGAGGAGTCGGAGGACGAGCTGGAGGCGCTAAGCGTCGCGCGCTCGGCAGAGCGGGAGACAGCGGCCTCCGCAGCGGCCTTGCGGGCGGCCTCGGCCTTCTCCTTGGCCTCCGCCTTCTGCTTGGCCTCCGCGAGGTCCTTCCTGGCCTCCTGGGCCGCCTTGGCGGCTGCGGCGTCACGCTCGGCCTGGAGCTCGTAGTTCGCGGCGGCCTGCTGCGTGGCGTCCGCGGACTCGGCGATCTGAGCGGCCAGGTCGGCCGTGAGGGTGGGCAGTTCGAGTGTCTGCGTCACAGGCTCGGCGGCGTTCGCCGCACTGGACGCACCCGCCACTGCCAGGGTGCTGAGAACGCCACCGGCGACTCCTGCGCGCATGGCCAGCGACGAGCTGGCTGCACGCCGGGGCTTCCGGTGGCTTCGTATGTGAGCGGTAGCGGTGTGGGACATGGGTACTAGCGGTACCAGGGGCTCCTCCATACCTTCAAGAAACGTGTGCTGCGCCACAGTTGTTCAATGGAGCCCCCAAATTCCCTGTGCGTCACTCTTTATTGACGCCGTAACGGGCATTGCGGACACCTGTGATCATGCCTGTGATCATGCACTTTCATTGGTACGCCCGAATTGCCCGCTGCTTACCATCGGTTGCGGTCCGTGGCCAACCCCCGATCTTCACAGTCCTTCACACATGTGGCACAGGTCACGGAACGGTCACCGGTCGGGGTGCGTCACGCGCGGGAATCGGCGGTCGCCCCCGCTCGTGAACGCATGCACGCACATGCGGGCGTCCACATTCGCCACTCACCTTCGTCCGGTGTGTGAATGCGCTCCACTATCAAGTGGTCCCGTCCATCTCCAATTTGCATGCAAGGGAAGCCTCTTGATATGGAGACGCCGCTCGTGACCAGCGACGACGGGAGAAAATGTCACCTCTGGTGATCGCGTGGACGCTTCGGGTGTGAAGATCACCGCTCATCCGACTTCATGATCCTTCGTCAGGTGGTGGAGATCACAAAGGTTGGGTAATACCCCGTGTCGCAGATCACAGACCGCCGGGCATAGGATGCGAGGCAGTTGGGCTTGTGACCTGCTTCACATGTTCTCGATCTTCGCCGGGACGGGCGTGGTTCGGGGGCGGACGAGGTGGCGTGGGCCCGATGCAATCGCCAGCAGTCAGTGCCGACTGAGAGGAGCGAGGAGCGGTGAACGCGTATGCGCCCATCCTCGTACTGGGAGCCCTCGGGGCAGGCTTTGCGATCTTCTCCGTGATCGTGGCTTCGCTGATCGGCCCGAAGCGGTACAACCGGGCCAAAATCGAAGCTTATGAATGCGGGATCGAGCCGACACCCACGCCGGCCGGCGGTGGGCGATTCCCCATCAAGTACTACCTGACGGCGATGCTCTTCATCGTCTTCGACATCGAGATCGTCTTCCTCTACCCCTGGGCCGTCACCTTCGACGCCCTGGGTGTTTTCGGGCTCGTGGAGATGCTGCTCTTCGTGCTCACCGTCTTCGTGGCGTACGCGTACGTGTGGCGGCGCGGCGGCCTGGAATGGGACTGAGGGGCCTCTAAGCATGGGACTCGAAGAAAAACTGCCGAGCGGATTCCTGCTGACCACCGTCGAGCAGGCCGCAGGCTGGGTGCGCAAGGCGTCCGTCTTCCCCGCCACGTTCGGACTCGCCTGCTGTGCCATCGAGATGATGACCACCGGCGCGGGCCGCTATGACCTCGCGCGCTTCGGCATGGAGGTCTTCCGCGGTTCACCCCGCCAGGCGGACTTGATGATCGTGGCCGGCCGGGTCAGCCAGAAGATGGCGCCGGTGCTGCGGCAGGTCTACGACCAGATGCCCAACCCCAAGTGGGTGATCTCCATGGGGGTCTGTGCCTCCTCGGGCGGGATGTTCAACAACTACGCCATCGTGCAGGGCGTCGACCACATCGTCCCGGTCGACATCTATCTGCCCGGCTGCCCGCCACGGCCCGAGATGCTGATCGACGCGATTCTCAAGCTCCATCAGAAGATCCAGACCTCCAAGCTCGGCGTGAACGCCGAGGAGGCGGCCCGCGAGGCCGAGGAGGCCGCGCTCAAGGCGCTCCCCACGATCGAGATGAAGGGGCTGCTGCGATGAGCGACGCGAACGGCACCGGAGCAGGCGGGGCCAGCAACGGGGTCAACCCCGAGAAGGACCTCGCCGCCTCCAACCTCCCCGGCCAGCGCGGCGACGGCGGCGAGGAGATCCGCGTCCAGCGCGGCATGTTCGGTGCCGCCAACGGTGGCGACACCTCCGGTTACGGCGGCCTGGTCCGCTCCGTCCGGCTCCCGGGCGCCTCCGCGAGGCCGTACGGGGGCTGGTTCGACGAGGTCGCCGACGAACTGGAGGGCGCTCTGGAGGAGCAGGGGCTGGTCCCCGAGAACGTGATCGAGAAGACGGTCGTCGACCGCGACGAGCTGACGTTCCACGTCGAACGCACGTACCTGCTCAGCGTCGCCCAGACCCTGCGCGACGACCCCGCCCTGCGCTTCGAACTCTGCACAGGCGTGAGCGGAGTCCACTACCTGCACGACAAGGGCCGCGAGCTGCACGCCGTCTACCACCTGCGCTCGATCACCCACAACAGGCTGATCCGCGTCGAGGTCAGCGCCCCGGACAGCGACCCGCACGTCCCGTCCCTGGTCTCCGTCTATCCGACGAACGACTGGCACGAACGCGAGACGTACGACTTCTTCGGGATCGTCTTCGACGGCCACCCGGCCCTGATGCGGATCATGATGCCGGACGACTGGCCGGGCCACCCGCAGCGCAAGGACTATCCCCTCGGCGGCATCCCCGTCGAGTACAAGGGCGCCCAGATCCCGGCTCCGGACCAGCGGAGGTCGTACTCATGAGCACGCAGCACGCAACTCCGCGCGAGACCACCGAGGGCACCGTCTATACGGTCACCGGCGGCGACTGGGACGAGGTCGTCCAGTCCGCGGCCCGTGCCGACGACGAGCGCATCGTCGTCAACATGGGCCCGCAGCACCCCTCCACCCACGGTGTGCTCCGCCTCATCCTGGAGATCGACGGGGAGACGGTCACCGAGGCCCGCTGCGGCATCGGCTATCTGCACACCGGTATCGAGAAGAACCTCGAGTTCCGCACGTGGACGCAGGGCACGACATTCGTCACGCGCATGGACTATCTGACGTCCTTCTTCAACGAGACCGCCTACTGTCTCGCCGTCGAGAAGCTCCTCGGCATCGAGGAGCAGATTCCCGACCGCGCCACGCTCATCCGCGTGCTCCTGATGGAGCTCAACCGGCTGTCCTCGCACCTGGTGTGCATCGCCACCGGCGGTATGGAACTCGGCGCCACCACGATCATGATCTACGGATTCCGTGATCGTGAAATGATTCTCGACATCTACGAGCTCATCACGGGCCTGCGGATGAACCACGCGTACATCCGCCCCGGCGGACTCGCCCAGGACCTGCCGCCCGGCGCGGTGGACCACATCCGCGAGTTCGTGAAGAAGATGAAGAAGAACCTTCCCGAGTACGACAAGCTCGCCACCGGGAACCCCATCTTCAAGGCCCGTATGCAGGACGTCGGTTACCTCGATCTGGCCGGCTGCATGGCCCTCGGCGCCACCGGCCCGATCCTGCGCTCCACCGGCCTTCCGCACGACCTGCGCAAGAGCCAGCCGTACTGCGGCTACGAGACGTTCGACTTCGACATCCCCACCGCCGACTCCTGCGACTCCTACGGCCGCTTCTTGATCCGTCTGGAGGAGATGCGCCAGTCGCTCAGGATCGTCGAGCAGTGCCTGGACCGGCTCCAGCCCGGCCCGGTCATGGTCACCGACAAGAAGATCGCCTGGCCCGCCCAGCTCGCCCTGGGACCGGACGGCCTGGGTAACTCCCTGGACCACATCAAGAAGATCATGGGCACCTCCATGGAGGCCCTGATCCACCACTTCAAGCTGGTGACCGAGGGTTT
Protein-coding sequences here:
- a CDS encoding PASTA domain-containing protein, producing MRVPKLVGLMAVDARERARSHGVLLAAPDRPEFHLTVVDYVVRQYPPPGVAIPHGAVVTVWFDFGEGEGGGGAGVREPRFPQPPRGGLERELERPGDAFEAVR
- a CDS encoding GNAT family N-acetyltransferase, whose protein sequence is MDRALPPVRLRVPTDEDAFAWHRVFDDPDVMEFHGGRSAELSVYEELTARQRRHDAEYGFCFWTMLDESDQVIGFTGAQPWPQDWGPKGEIEIGWRLGRAHWGQGYATAAAELTLERVRAAGVSGVVAMVNARNERSIAVTRRLGMRLTDVFTTPTLKQEGHCYRLDL
- a CDS encoding geranylgeranyl reductase family protein; amino-acid sequence: MTEPLSENTADVIVVGAGPAGSTTAYYLAKAGLDVLLLEKTSFPREKVCGDGLTPRATKQLVAMGIDISEEAGWLRNKGLRIIGGGVRLQLDWPELASFPDYGLVRKRDDFDEQLARQAQKAGARLYERCNVGAPITDDRTGRITGVHAKLGEDKREVTFHAPLVVAADGNSTRLSLAMGLHRREDRPMGVAVRTYFTSPRHEDDYLESWLELWDRRGAEDRLLPGYGWIFGMGDGTSNVGLGVLNTSDSFKELDWREVLKAWCASMPEDWGYTPDNMTGPIRGAALPMAFNRQPHYTKGLLLVGDAGGLVNPFNGEGIAYAMESGQIAADVIVQASARATPAQREIALQRYPRVLKDTYGGYYTLGRAFVKLIGNPKVMKIAAERGLTHPLLMKFTLKMLANLTDPTGGDAMDRIINGLSKVAPKA
- the def gene encoding peptide deformylase; the encoded protein is MPRVFVQGRPVDSYPRLTPEARLGAVRRITEVGEEVLHKPCRDVTEFGPELAALIADMFRTMYVADGAGLAANQVGVGLRLFVYDCPDDDGVRHVGHIVNPVLEPLVAGDRRLLDEGEGCLSVPGAVMEVPRPDRAVVRGLDQDGNALVVEGTGYFARCLEHETDHVNGRVYLDRLSTRERKDALRQVADRREEVFARRAAKQEALTS
- a CDS encoding C40 family peptidase encodes the protein MEEPLVPLVPMSHTATAHIRSHRKPRRAASSSLAMRAGVAGGVLSTLAVAGASSAANAAEPVTQTLELPTLTADLAAQIAESADATQQAAANYELQAERDAAAAKAAQEARKDLAEAKQKAEAKEKAEAARKAAAEAAVSRSAERATLSASSSSSDSSSSSETSQVAAPASGSVGAVIAFLNEQVGDAYVMGATGPNAWDCSSLVQAAFKQVGVDLPRVSQDQSTVGTEVSLSNLEVGDILYWGAKGSAYHVAVYVGNGQYLDAANPSKGVLVQDLSGYPASGAVRVL
- a CDS encoding NADH-quinone oxidoreductase subunit A; amino-acid sequence: MNAYAPILVLGALGAGFAIFSVIVASLIGPKRYNRAKIEAYECGIEPTPTPAGGGRFPIKYYLTAMLFIVFDIEIVFLYPWAVTFDALGVFGLVEMLLFVLTVFVAYAYVWRRGGLEWD
- a CDS encoding NuoB/complex I 20 kDa subunit family protein is translated as MGLEEKLPSGFLLTTVEQAAGWVRKASVFPATFGLACCAIEMMTTGAGRYDLARFGMEVFRGSPRQADLMIVAGRVSQKMAPVLRQVYDQMPNPKWVISMGVCASSGGMFNNYAIVQGVDHIVPVDIYLPGCPPRPEMLIDAILKLHQKIQTSKLGVNAEEAAREAEEAALKALPTIEMKGLLR
- a CDS encoding NADH-quinone oxidoreductase subunit C, yielding MSDANGTGAGGASNGVNPEKDLAASNLPGQRGDGGEEIRVQRGMFGAANGGDTSGYGGLVRSVRLPGASARPYGGWFDEVADELEGALEEQGLVPENVIEKTVVDRDELTFHVERTYLLSVAQTLRDDPALRFELCTGVSGVHYLHDKGRELHAVYHLRSITHNRLIRVEVSAPDSDPHVPSLVSVYPTNDWHERETYDFFGIVFDGHPALMRIMMPDDWPGHPQRKDYPLGGIPVEYKGAQIPAPDQRRSYS
- a CDS encoding NADH-quinone oxidoreductase subunit D; its protein translation is MSTQHATPRETTEGTVYTVTGGDWDEVVQSAARADDERIVVNMGPQHPSTHGVLRLILEIDGETVTEARCGIGYLHTGIEKNLEFRTWTQGTTFVTRMDYLTSFFNETAYCLAVEKLLGIEEQIPDRATLIRVLLMELNRLSSHLVCIATGGMELGATTIMIYGFRDREMILDIYELITGLRMNHAYIRPGGLAQDLPPGAVDHIREFVKKMKKNLPEYDKLATGNPIFKARMQDVGYLDLAGCMALGATGPILRSTGLPHDLRKSQPYCGYETFDFDIPTADSCDSYGRFLIRLEEMRQSLRIVEQCLDRLQPGPVMVTDKKIAWPAQLALGPDGLGNSLDHIKKIMGTSMEALIHHFKLVTEGFRVPPGQAYAAVESPKGELGVHAVSDGGTRPFRVHFRDPSFTNLQAMAAMCEGGQVADVIVAVASIDPVMGGVDR